The uncultured Hyphomonas sp. genome includes a region encoding these proteins:
- a CDS encoding peptidase S10 codes for MKLRALFMAALMAMTAPAFAETGSADKAKETEAKPVPEPVMFVTQHSGTFGRQKMSYTVEAGETQIKNDDGKPAASLFTVSYVQEKAGSNRPVTFVFNGGPGSASVWLHLGLLGPKRVVVASDADEDDGAAPYRMVDNPLSILDLTDLVFIDPVGTGFSQAIGEGENKDYWSEAGDKESIAEFIRIWITKHKRWNAPKYLIGESFGTTRAAYLANELTVGDVDIALNGIVLISQALDYEGSTSAHDNVYSYVTYLPSMAAAAQYHGRAGQGVPQADFLAEARAFARDEYGPALWKGDRLSPEERTYIRDKLVYFTGLDAQYIETSNLRILMHRFQKELLRDQGVALGRLDGRYLGDEADDIAEGPEDDVSSYAIGSAYSALMNQYLATDLGVEMDRPYMVSSPDAGEQWNFRDVPEGQYWEPHYVNAGRKLTTAMRHNTALKVMVANGYFDLICPFFDAEITFGRYGIPQDRVDMTYYQGGHMMYLNEGALDALVKDIRSFYAGKLEDQRPD; via the coding sequence ATGAAACTACGCGCCCTCTTCATGGCTGCCCTGATGGCCATGACCGCCCCCGCCTTTGCCGAAACCGGCAGTGCCGATAAGGCGAAGGAAACCGAAGCCAAGCCCGTTCCAGAGCCGGTGATGTTCGTCACCCAGCATTCCGGCACGTTCGGACGCCAGAAAATGTCCTACACAGTCGAGGCGGGCGAAACGCAGATCAAGAATGATGACGGCAAGCCGGCCGCCAGCCTGTTCACGGTCTCCTATGTTCAGGAGAAGGCTGGATCTAACCGGCCGGTGACGTTCGTGTTCAATGGCGGGCCAGGCTCTGCCTCGGTCTGGCTGCACCTTGGCCTTCTGGGGCCGAAACGCGTCGTTGTCGCCAGCGATGCCGACGAGGATGATGGCGCCGCGCCTTACCGGATGGTGGACAATCCGCTCTCCATCCTGGACCTGACAGACCTCGTCTTCATTGACCCGGTTGGCACCGGCTTCAGCCAGGCCATCGGCGAAGGTGAAAACAAGGATTACTGGAGCGAAGCGGGCGACAAGGAATCCATCGCCGAGTTCATCCGCATCTGGATCACGAAGCACAAGCGCTGGAACGCCCCGAAATACCTGATCGGCGAAAGCTTCGGTACGACCCGCGCGGCCTATCTCGCCAATGAGCTGACGGTCGGCGACGTGGACATCGCCCTCAACGGCATCGTGCTGATCTCGCAGGCGCTGGACTATGAGGGCTCCACCTCGGCCCACGACAATGTCTATTCCTACGTCACCTACCTGCCCTCCATGGCTGCGGCGGCGCAGTATCACGGGCGCGCGGGGCAAGGCGTTCCGCAGGCGGATTTCCTGGCGGAGGCCCGCGCCTTCGCCCGCGACGAATACGGCCCGGCCCTCTGGAAAGGCGACCGGCTGAGCCCGGAGGAGCGCACCTATATCCGCGACAAGCTCGTCTATTTCACCGGGCTGGATGCGCAATACATCGAGACATCGAATCTGCGTATCCTGATGCACCGCTTCCAGAAAGAGCTGCTGCGGGATCAGGGCGTCGCACTCGGACGGCTCGACGGGCGCTATCTGGGCGATGAGGCCGACGATATCGCCGAAGGCCCGGAAGACGATGTCTCCAGCTATGCCATCGGCTCAGCCTATTCGGCCCTGATGAACCAGTATCTCGCCACCGATCTCGGCGTGGAAATGGACCGCCCCTACATGGTCTCCAGCCCGGACGCCGGTGAGCAGTGGAACTTCCGCGACGTGCCGGAAGGCCAGTACTGGGAGCCGCACTATGTGAATGCCGGGCGCAAGCTGACCACGGCGATGCGGCACAACACGGCGCTGAAGGTCATGGTGGCCAATGGCTATTTCGACCTGATCTGCCCCTTCTTCGATGCCGAGATCACGTTCGGCCGGTATGGTATCCCGCAGGACCGGGTCGACATGACCTACTATCAGGGCGGTCATATGATGTACCTCAACGAAGGCGCACTGGATGCGCTGGTGAAGGACATTCGCAGCTTCTACGCCGGTAAGCTGGAAGACCAACGGCCGGACTAG
- a CDS encoding TonB-dependent receptor, whose amino-acid sequence MASGSRRSALCAAAGIALAFGALPAQAQQAGNEEAPLPACDAPVDKSQGVGTCIDETGRRRIWWIENRLSPVEIWGDRSEVDPGSHSFATAEQIAATAADHPAEILNQLPGVNVQMNSGQEHLIAIRSPVLTGGAGQGSFLILENGVPTRSPAFGNVNSLIEPHHEVADAIEVVRGPGSAKYGSNAVHGLINVILPEPGEGSEFRASYGTLGRWRTDMKLDEGRHWLVNLSLMKDTGWRDNTDVSQQKLSVVGKFNPGLWDATVWLSGQNLEQESGGYITGADAYKDADIAKTNPDPDAYRNAWSARLGARLERPLFDGTLVLMPYAHSQAMIFSQHFLPNGGVEKNGHTGGGVMVRFEQPLSEQLTWRVGTDLDAASGYLREIQPEPFGFFPADTRFPQGVHYDYDVDTTVAALWTELEWTVSEDFRILAGLRGERHDYDYTTTAPTGISGRFNVPADRSDSYDFVTPKLGAVWSVSGTVDLYANYARGARAPQVSDLYRLQSLQVVGQIDTETLDSVELGARGAALDGRLVFDVSAYWMDKENFFFRDSDGLNVTDGSTEHRGVEVSAAYDLTDTLSLSGNVSWSDQTYTFDRVIGGSASNTILDGNDIDTAPEWLANARLNWQATDRLALSLNVEHIGEYFTDPGNQNTYPGHTLLGARAAWAWTDTHTVWINIRNLTDERYADRADVSFGNPRYFPGEPVNATVGISRTF is encoded by the coding sequence ATGGCCTCTGGCTCCCGGCGCTCCGCGCTGTGCGCTGCGGCCGGGATAGCTCTGGCGTTTGGCGCGCTGCCCGCACAGGCGCAGCAAGCTGGTAATGAAGAGGCCCCGCTTCCGGCTTGCGACGCGCCGGTCGACAAATCGCAAGGCGTAGGGACTTGTATTGATGAAACCGGTCGGAGGCGCATCTGGTGGATCGAAAATAGACTGTCGCCCGTCGAAATCTGGGGCGACCGTTCGGAGGTCGATCCCGGCAGCCACAGCTTTGCGACGGCGGAACAGATCGCCGCCACCGCGGCCGACCACCCCGCCGAAATCCTGAACCAGCTGCCGGGCGTGAACGTGCAGATGAATTCCGGGCAGGAACACCTCATTGCCATCCGCTCGCCGGTGCTGACCGGCGGGGCCGGGCAGGGCAGCTTCCTGATCCTTGAGAATGGTGTCCCCACCCGCTCCCCTGCCTTCGGCAACGTCAATTCCCTGATCGAACCGCACCATGAGGTCGCCGACGCGATCGAAGTCGTGCGCGGGCCGGGCAGTGCGAAGTATGGCTCCAATGCCGTACACGGACTGATCAATGTTATCCTGCCGGAGCCGGGCGAGGGCAGCGAATTCCGCGCCTCCTATGGCACGCTGGGCCGTTGGCGCACCGACATGAAGCTGGACGAGGGTCGGCACTGGCTGGTGAATCTCTCGCTGATGAAAGACACCGGCTGGCGCGACAATACCGATGTCAGCCAGCAGAAGCTCTCCGTCGTCGGCAAGTTCAATCCGGGGCTGTGGGATGCGACCGTCTGGCTGTCCGGCCAGAACCTCGAACAGGAATCCGGCGGCTACATCACCGGCGCCGATGCCTACAAGGACGCGGACATCGCGAAGACGAACCCCGATCCGGACGCCTACCGCAATGCGTGGTCGGCCCGCCTCGGCGCGCGCCTCGAGCGTCCCCTGTTCGACGGTACGCTCGTCCTGATGCCCTACGCCCATTCGCAGGCAATGATCTTCTCACAGCACTTCCTGCCAAACGGCGGCGTGGAGAAGAATGGCCACACCGGCGGCGGTGTCATGGTGCGCTTTGAGCAGCCTCTGTCCGAACAGCTAACCTGGCGCGTCGGTACCGACCTCGATGCCGCGAGCGGTTACCTGCGCGAGATCCAGCCGGAGCCGTTCGGCTTCTTCCCCGCCGACACGCGTTTCCCGCAAGGCGTCCACTATGACTATGACGTCGACACGACTGTCGCGGCGCTGTGGACCGAACTGGAATGGACGGTGTCGGAGGACTTCCGCATCCTCGCAGGCCTGCGGGGCGAGCGCCACGACTATGACTATACCACCACAGCTCCCACCGGAATCAGCGGCCGCTTCAACGTGCCCGCTGACCGGTCTGACTCCTATGACTTCGTGACGCCCAAGCTCGGCGCGGTCTGGTCTGTTTCCGGCACGGTCGATCTCTATGCCAACTATGCGCGCGGTGCCCGCGCGCCGCAGGTCTCAGACCTCTACCGCCTGCAAAGCCTGCAGGTGGTCGGCCAGATCGACACCGAAACGCTGGACAGTGTGGAACTTGGCGCGCGCGGCGCGGCGCTCGACGGACGGCTCGTCTTCGACGTTTCCGCCTACTGGATGGACAAGGAGAATTTCTTCTTCCGCGATTCCGATGGCCTGAACGTGACCGATGGCTCGACGGAGCACAGAGGTGTTGAAGTCTCCGCTGCCTATGACTTGACCGACACGCTGTCCCTGTCCGGCAATGTGTCTTGGTCGGACCAGACCTATACGTTCGACCGCGTGATCGGAGGCTCTGCCTCCAATACGATCCTCGACGGCAACGATATCGACACCGCGCCGGAATGGCTGGCCAATGCACGGCTGAACTGGCAGGCGACAGACCGCCTCGCCCTGTCGCTGAACGTGGAACATATCGGCGAGTATTTCACCGATCCCGGCAACCAGAACACCTATCCCGGTCACACATTGCTCGGCGCCCGCGCGGCGTGGGCCTGGACCGACACGCACACGGTCTGGATCAATATTCGCAACCTGACGGACGAGCGCTATGCCGACCGGGCCGACGTGTCGTTCGGCAATCCGCGCTACTTCCCCGGCGAGCCGGTCAATGCCACAGTGGGGATCAGCCGGACATTCTAG
- a CDS encoding sulfite exporter TauE/SafE family protein: MFDELFLWFVLIGFIAQLIDGALGMAYGVISTTFMIALGMPPAYASANVHAAEVFTTAASGISHSVAKNVDWHVFWRLALFGAAGGTAGAFLVSHLHTDTFRPVIAAYLFGMGVVVIWKGLRPRPRAPRLHRVRLLGLFGGMADAIGGGGWGPVVASNLIARGGDPGKMVGTVNLAEFFVTLAVSGAFLLALGATFGKAALGLLVGGVLAAPVAVFAARRIPRKLFTIIVGVAICLVSAWNLWRGLVAL; this comes from the coding sequence TTGTTTGACGAACTGTTCCTGTGGTTTGTCCTGATCGGATTCATCGCACAGCTGATCGATGGCGCCCTTGGCATGGCCTATGGTGTCATCTCCACCACTTTCATGATCGCGCTCGGCATGCCACCGGCCTATGCCAGCGCCAATGTGCATGCCGCGGAAGTGTTCACGACGGCTGCCTCCGGCATATCCCATTCGGTGGCGAAGAATGTCGACTGGCATGTGTTCTGGCGGCTCGCCCTGTTCGGCGCGGCCGGAGGCACGGCCGGGGCGTTCCTCGTCAGCCATCTTCATACAGACACATTCCGCCCGGTGATCGCGGCCTACCTGTTCGGCATGGGCGTGGTCGTCATCTGGAAAGGCCTGCGCCCGCGCCCCCGCGCACCGCGCCTGCACCGTGTGCGCCTGCTCGGCCTGTTCGGCGGCATGGCGGATGCGATTGGAGGCGGCGGCTGGGGGCCGGTCGTCGCGTCGAACCTCATCGCCCGTGGCGGCGACCCCGGCAAGATGGTTGGAACGGTGAACCTCGCTGAGTTCTTCGTGACGCTGGCCGTCTCCGGTGCGTTCCTGCTGGCGCTCGGCGCCACCTTCGGGAAAGCGGCGTTGGGCCTGCTGGTTGGCGGCGTGCTGGCTGCGCCGGTGGCGGTGTTCGCCGCGCGGCGTATCCCGAGGAAGCTCTTTACGATCATTGTCGGGGTTGCCATCTGCCTCGTCAGCGCCTGGAACCTCTGGCGCGGACTTGTCGCGCTCTGA
- a CDS encoding MsnO8 family LLM class oxidoreductase, protein MKPVLSILDPSPLFEGQTAADAFSNTLALAGVLDGRGWRSFWVQEHHNARSFAGAAPEVLIGALSQRTQHLKLGSGGVMLPNYSPLKVAEQFCALEALAPGRIELGVGRATGADPRTSAALLGPGAQAFPTMLRMLMDWMLDASGEVPLPEGHRATGIHVGPRGQRPDVWMLASSPDSAAFAGAMGLKLAFADFLAPGGAGAALTAYRDAFQPSPFAAEPYAAVGLVALAAETEAEARRLSKPAIAWNLARRTGDFRAFVPSTEADAVIAAASPEALAAAEGRGVIGAAGDVAGRLKAFAAKHGADELFILTLAEWNEDRIRSYQLIAQAMA, encoded by the coding sequence ATGAAACCAGTCCTGTCGATCCTTGACCCATCGCCCCTGTTCGAGGGCCAGACCGCCGCGGACGCCTTCTCAAACACACTGGCACTCGCCGGGGTGCTGGACGGCCGGGGCTGGCGGTCGTTCTGGGTGCAGGAGCACCACAATGCCCGCAGTTTCGCAGGCGCTGCGCCGGAAGTCCTGATCGGAGCGCTCAGCCAGCGGACGCAGCACCTGAAACTCGGCTCGGGCGGGGTGATGCTGCCGAACTATTCGCCGCTGAAAGTGGCCGAGCAGTTCTGCGCGCTGGAGGCATTGGCGCCGGGACGGATCGAACTGGGCGTCGGCCGGGCGACCGGGGCGGACCCGCGCACGTCGGCGGCCCTGCTCGGCCCCGGCGCGCAGGCCTTCCCGACCATGCTGCGCATGCTGATGGACTGGATGCTGGATGCGAGCGGCGAGGTGCCCCTGCCGGAAGGCCACCGCGCGACGGGCATCCATGTCGGCCCGCGAGGCCAGCGCCCGGATGTGTGGATGCTGGCTTCCTCACCGGACTCGGCGGCTTTTGCCGGGGCGATGGGCCTGAAGCTCGCCTTTGCGGATTTTCTGGCGCCGGGCGGGGCGGGCGCCGCGCTCACCGCATACAGGGACGCCTTCCAGCCATCGCCCTTCGCTGCCGAGCCTTACGCTGCCGTCGGCCTCGTTGCGCTGGCGGCCGAGACCGAGGCGGAGGCACGGCGCCTGTCGAAGCCCGCCATTGCGTGGAACCTGGCCCGCCGCACAGGCGACTTCCGCGCCTTCGTTCCGTCCACGGAAGCCGACGCGGTAATTGCTGCCGCCTCCCCGGAAGCCCTGGCGGCAGCCGAGGGACGCGGGGTGATCGGCGCGGCAGGCGATGTTGCCGGACGGCTCAAGGCTTTCGCCGCCAAGCATGGCGCGGACGAGCTGTTCATCCTGACACTTGCGGAGTGGAACGAGGACCGCATCCGCTCCTACCAGCTGATCGCGCAGGCGATGGCCTAG
- a CDS encoding M1 family aminopeptidase, protein MRILAASLLLFLTACAQASSFGPQVRAVPMDELKAAAPAGQLSGVAQPVAYRVEMTVDPRETTFSGHVQIDVNLMTSATGIWMHGADLDVSSVQVSAGGETRPANWTEVHPTGVVWVGFPNRVHAGGITLAIDYTAAFDANLAGLFRVDEKGEAYALAKSESIQARRFLPSFDEPGFKAPFDITLTVPDDMLAIGNTPVASRVPARPGFDRVTFLRTRPLSTYLLSVAVGNFEKVSAGTIPVNAWRDWPVPLTGYARADKGDELEAILSITPAMIEFFEEALEQPYPYEKLDIIAAPQWPSGATELAAAITYRESRILANEKSGAMFLRSMKGVHAHELSHMWFGDLVTPPWWDDLWLKEGIASWAEPAVLGTLEPNGGHDIQAVVDAIAAMQLDSLSSARAVAQPITENADIRNAYDAITYNKGQAVLSMVDTWFGPDQFRPALGKYIAEYADKAADSAQFFEAIGRSTGNPDIGRSMKTFITQNGVPLLETELQCTSSGAKVVLQQSRYRPLGSDADPDRHWVIPVCVSWREGEETGRSCTLMKARRQVLPLEGARCPDAYHPNANGTGYYRFNMAAEGWTRLIAAFPGLSATEALTAIDSGEADFIAGKMDAAMLRKLLAAGAQHDDAAVASAVLNIYSELMDRLEGAEAAGLRADAEAASDRLRARMEAGDSDPELEASLVEFDATVLKQETARTQLAEEMDKWLSDPDADVNLSSDLYASGLLVLLDEGGLAAYDRVLTAYDEIDDPAFGQSVALALGSVTDPEQAARTRGLIASAELGPRETYTMALLQMQAPETREAMWAFLEANFPAFLKAIPTQWQRRTPGLAAYFCDAEGLGALNALFEEYGDLAEGHERALSQAQEKINLCMAQKAATQADLEAAFAAP, encoded by the coding sequence ATGCGGATCTTGGCGGCGTCCCTTCTCCTTTTCCTGACGGCCTGTGCGCAGGCTTCCTCATTCGGTCCACAGGTCCGGGCCGTACCGATGGACGAATTGAAGGCCGCCGCCCCGGCGGGGCAGCTATCGGGTGTCGCCCAGCCGGTGGCTTACCGGGTGGAGATGACGGTCGATCCGCGCGAAACTACCTTTTCCGGCCATGTCCAGATCGACGTGAACCTGATGACGTCCGCAACAGGGATCTGGATGCACGGGGCGGACCTCGATGTTTCCTCGGTCCAGGTCAGTGCGGGCGGGGAAACCCGGCCGGCCAACTGGACAGAAGTCCACCCCACCGGCGTGGTCTGGGTAGGTTTTCCGAACCGAGTCCATGCGGGCGGCATCACGCTGGCGATCGACTACACCGCCGCCTTCGATGCGAACCTCGCCGGCCTGTTCCGCGTCGATGAAAAGGGCGAAGCCTATGCGCTGGCCAAGTCCGAAAGCATTCAGGCGCGGCGTTTCCTGCCCAGCTTCGACGAGCCGGGCTTCAAGGCGCCGTTCGACATCACGCTGACTGTGCCGGATGACATGCTGGCCATCGGCAACACGCCGGTTGCGTCGCGCGTTCCCGCCCGGCCCGGCTTTGATCGCGTGACCTTCCTGCGCACGCGTCCGCTGTCGACCTATCTCCTGTCGGTCGCGGTCGGTAATTTCGAGAAGGTCTCTGCCGGCACGATCCCGGTGAATGCCTGGCGCGACTGGCCGGTTCCGCTGACTGGCTATGCCCGTGCGGACAAGGGCGACGAGTTGGAAGCGATCCTTTCCATCACGCCAGCGATGATCGAGTTCTTCGAAGAAGCGCTGGAACAGCCCTATCCCTATGAAAAGCTGGACATCATCGCCGCGCCGCAATGGCCGTCGGGGGCGACCGAACTTGCTGCCGCGATCACCTATCGGGAGAGCCGCATTCTCGCCAATGAGAAGTCCGGCGCGATGTTCCTGCGTTCGATGAAGGGCGTTCACGCGCATGAATTGTCTCACATGTGGTTCGGTGATCTCGTCACCCCGCCCTGGTGGGATGATCTCTGGCTGAAGGAAGGTATTGCCAGCTGGGCAGAGCCTGCCGTGCTCGGAACGTTGGAGCCGAATGGCGGACACGACATTCAGGCGGTCGTTGATGCGATCGCGGCCATGCAGCTGGACAGCCTCTCCAGCGCCCGCGCTGTGGCCCAGCCGATCACCGAAAATGCGGACATCCGCAACGCCTATGACGCCATCACCTACAATAAGGGGCAGGCTGTCCTGTCCATGGTGGATACCTGGTTCGGGCCGGACCAGTTCCGTCCTGCGCTTGGCAAATATATCGCCGAATATGCCGACAAAGCGGCCGACAGCGCGCAGTTCTTCGAGGCGATCGGGCGGTCGACCGGCAATCCGGACATCGGCCGGTCCATGAAGACCTTCATCACGCAGAATGGTGTCCCGCTGCTGGAGACGGAACTTCAGTGCACGAGCAGCGGCGCAAAAGTCGTTCTGCAGCAAAGCCGCTATCGCCCGCTCGGCTCCGACGCCGACCCGGACCGGCATTGGGTCATCCCGGTCTGTGTCTCATGGCGCGAGGGTGAAGAGACCGGACGGTCGTGCACACTGATGAAGGCCCGCCGCCAGGTCCTGCCACTGGAGGGCGCGCGCTGTCCGGACGCCTATCACCCGAATGCAAACGGCACCGGCTATTACAGGTTCAATATGGCCGCCGAGGGCTGGACCCGGCTGATTGCCGCCTTTCCGGGACTGAGCGCAACGGAAGCGCTGACCGCCATCGACAGTGGCGAAGCCGATTTCATCGCCGGGAAAATGGATGCCGCGATGCTGCGCAAGCTGCTCGCGGCTGGCGCGCAGCATGATGATGCCGCCGTCGCCTCTGCGGTTTTGAACATCTATTCTGAGCTGATGGACCGGCTGGAAGGCGCAGAAGCTGCTGGTCTTCGGGCTGATGCGGAAGCTGCGTCTGACCGCCTGCGCGCACGGATGGAGGCAGGAGACAGCGATCCGGAACTGGAAGCCAGCCTGGTCGAATTCGATGCCACGGTTCTGAAGCAGGAAACGGCGCGCACGCAGCTGGCTGAAGAAATGGACAAATGGCTCAGCGATCCGGACGCAGACGTGAACCTCTCCAGCGATCTCTATGCCTCAGGTTTGCTTGTCCTGCTGGATGAAGGCGGGCTGGCGGCTTATGACCGTGTGCTGACGGCTTATGACGAGATCGACGATCCAGCCTTTGGCCAGTCTGTTGCCCTTGCACTCGGCAGTGTGACAGATCCGGAACAGGCTGCGCGCACACGCGGCCTGATCGCCTCGGCAGAACTCGGCCCGCGCGAAACCTACACGATGGCGCTGCTGCAGATGCAGGCGCCTGAAACGCGTGAGGCGATGTGGGCGTTCCTCGAGGCCAATTTCCCGGCTTTCCTGAAAGCGATTCCGACCCAGTGGCAGCGCCGGACGCCGGGCCTTGCCGCCTATTTCTGCGATGCCGAAGGGCTTGGCGCGCTGAACGCCCTGTTCGAGGAATATGGCGATCTCGCCGAGGGCCATGAACGCGCGCTCTCGCAGGCGCAGGAGAAGATCAATCTCTGCATGGCCCAGAAGGCCGCGACGCAGGCAGACCTTGAGGCTGCCTTCGCCGCGCCTTGA
- a CDS encoding VOC family protein, protein MLAYVTLGSNDTDKACAFYDAVLGEMGAKQLFNNGRLYFYGTGPGAPMLAIGGPYDEKAASCGNGVMPAIACADTATVDKVYNKALELGAKDEGEPGNRMPTFYGAYFRDPDGNKICVCKLG, encoded by the coding sequence ATGCTCGCTTATGTCACGCTCGGCTCGAATGATACGGACAAGGCCTGTGCTTTCTACGACGCGGTTCTTGGCGAAATGGGCGCCAAGCAGCTCTTCAACAATGGCCGGCTATACTTCTACGGCACGGGGCCAGGCGCTCCGATGTTGGCGATTGGCGGCCCGTACGATGAGAAGGCGGCCAGCTGCGGCAACGGTGTGATGCCTGCGATTGCCTGCGCGGACACCGCCACGGTCGACAAGGTCTACAACAAGGCCCTCGAACTGGGCGCGAAAGACGAAGGCGAGCCGGGCAACCGCATGCCCACTTTCTACGGTGCCTATTTCCGCGACCCCGACGGCAACAAGATCTGCGTCTGCAAGCTGGGGTAA
- a CDS encoding nucleoside transporter C-terminal domain-containing protein, which yields MGFEWGWDNARALIGIAMIYGLCWAWSEKRKLFPWKVVIGATVMQFVFALILFGIPFIRSILFRANDVVDGLQAATRAGTGFVFGYVGDNVAGAELMGGTPPPLFFFQILPIVIVVAALSAMLWHWGILKWITNGFAFIFRRGMGLGGATSLAVSANVFMGMTEAPVLIRPYIKGMTRSELLIMMTAGFSTIAGSVLVVYGSFLEGKMANPLAQLLTASIMAAPAAVAVALTMIPETTPATERMKEPDFNYASTMDAFSRGATDGLQIVFNIATMLIAALALLWLVNAGLGAFPDVGGAPLSIERVLGWIFAPLMYMVGVPMEEAAKSGSLMGVKTVLTEFVAFLQLAEVPPDAMDPRTRMITAHAVCGFANFGSMGILIGGLSIIEPSRRDDFLSLSWRTLVAGTFATCLSAAVVGALPYQLFAGHAG from the coding sequence ATGGGTTTCGAATGGGGCTGGGATAACGCCCGCGCATTGATCGGCATCGCCATGATCTATGGCCTTTGCTGGGCCTGGTCTGAAAAGCGGAAGCTCTTCCCGTGGAAAGTCGTGATCGGCGCCACGGTGATGCAGTTCGTGTTCGCGCTGATCCTGTTCGGCATCCCCTTCATCCGCTCCATACTGTTCCGCGCCAATGACGTGGTCGACGGCCTTCAGGCGGCCACCCGTGCCGGCACCGGCTTCGTCTTCGGCTATGTGGGCGACAATGTCGCCGGGGCTGAGCTGATGGGCGGCACGCCGCCCCCGCTCTTCTTCTTCCAGATCCTGCCCATCGTCATCGTCGTTGCCGCCCTGTCGGCCATGCTCTGGCACTGGGGCATCCTGAAATGGATCACCAACGGCTTCGCCTTCATCTTCCGGCGCGGCATGGGCCTTGGCGGGGCGACGTCGCTGGCCGTGTCGGCCAACGTCTTCATGGGCATGACCGAGGCGCCGGTCCTCATCCGGCCGTACATCAAGGGCATGACGCGTTCGGAACTGCTGATCATGATGACGGCGGGTTTCTCGACCATCGCGGGCTCTGTCCTCGTCGTTTACGGCTCCTTCCTGGAAGGCAAGATGGCGAACCCGCTGGCCCAGCTGCTGACCGCGTCCATCATGGCCGCCCCCGCTGCTGTCGCCGTGGCGCTGACCATGATTCCGGAAACCACGCCCGCAACCGAGCGGATGAAAGAGCCGGACTTCAACTACGCCTCAACCATGGATGCCTTCTCGCGGGGCGCGACCGACGGTCTGCAGATCGTCTTCAACATCGCCACCATGCTGATCGCGGCGCTGGCGCTGCTCTGGCTGGTCAATGCCGGGCTGGGCGCGTTCCCGGATGTCGGCGGCGCGCCGCTCTCCATCGAACGCGTGCTCGGCTGGATCTTCGCGCCGCTCATGTACATGGTGGGCGTGCCGATGGAGGAGGCGGCGAAGTCAGGCTCCCTCATGGGCGTGAAGACGGTGCTGACCGAATTCGTCGCCTTCCTGCAGCTGGCCGAAGTGCCGCCCGATGCGATGGACCCGCGCACCCGCATGATCACCGCCCACGCGGTCTGCGGCTTCGCCAATTTCGGCTCCATGGGCATCCTGATCGGCGGCCTCTCGATCATCGAGCCGAGCCGCCGCGATGACTTCCTCTCCCTGTCCTGGCGCACGCTGGTGGCGGGCACGTTCGCGACCTGCCTGTCGGCGGCTGTCGTCGGCGCGCTGCCATACCAGCTTTTCGCCGGGCACGCAGGCTGA
- a CDS encoding glutathione S-transferase family protein — MKLYHSPQAPNPDRVVYFLRAKGKLDAVDLAEVSIMQQEHKTAEYRDVSPFSQVPALVLDDGTKITESRAICTYFEGVFPEPNLMGADPKEKALIEMWDRRVELMFFIQFATWFRNSHPAMAPLEVPQSAEAAAKGEKAAKRMAERFDAHLANNEFLAADRFSIADITLFIACGFCRVMKYAPHKEHANLGRWYDAMAARGFAG; from the coding sequence ATGAAGCTCTATCACAGCCCCCAGGCGCCGAACCCGGACCGCGTCGTCTATTTCCTGCGTGCCAAGGGCAAGCTTGATGCGGTCGACCTCGCAGAGGTCTCCATCATGCAGCAGGAGCACAAGACGGCGGAATACCGCGACGTCTCGCCTTTCTCCCAGGTGCCTGCGCTGGTGCTGGACGACGGCACGAAGATCACCGAGAGCCGCGCGATCTGCACCTATTTCGAGGGGGTCTTCCCGGAGCCGAACCTGATGGGTGCCGACCCGAAGGAGAAGGCGCTGATCGAGATGTGGGACCGGCGGGTGGAGCTGATGTTCTTCATCCAGTTCGCCACCTGGTTCCGAAACTCTCACCCGGCCATGGCACCGCTGGAAGTGCCGCAAAGCGCCGAGGCGGCTGCCAAGGGCGAGAAGGCCGCGAAGAGGATGGCGGAGCGGTTCGACGCCCACCTCGCGAACAATGAGTTCCTCGCCGCAGACCGTTTCTCCATTGCGGATATCACGCTCTTCATCGCCTGCGGGTTCTGCCGCGTGATGAAGTATGCGCCGCACAAGGAGCACGCCAATCTCGGCCGCTGGTATGACGCAATGGCGGCGCGCGGTTTCGCGGGCTAG